One window of the Syntrophorhabdus sp. genome contains the following:
- a CDS encoding FadR family transcriptional regulator: MKYSTFEPINYKKLSLLIENSIKDRILEGEFPPGSRLPNEFEIGKQFGVSLVTVREALKGLETFGLIEKRKGKGGGVFVAEPRSDYVKTTLFHFLNHKKFTSKDLSELRMIIEPVACKLASKRISETEISRLERNIEYCESLIEKTGGALSREDFFRLEESNIEFHSIIGEATQNPVLVLTMDYVLDFMFSFKKTALAPSSEFSNSIIKDHKLILEPLKKKKGASAEKMMIAHLENVEYYLKENAKESQDG, encoded by the coding sequence ATGAAGTATTCAACTTTTGAGCCGATCAACTACAAAAAGCTCTCCCTTTTGATCGAGAACAGCATCAAGGACCGCATTCTCGAGGGAGAATTCCCTCCCGGCAGCCGGCTTCCCAACGAGTTCGAGATCGGGAAACAGTTCGGCGTCAGCCTCGTGACGGTGAGGGAGGCCTTAAAGGGCCTTGAGACATTCGGTCTCATCGAAAAGCGCAAGGGTAAGGGGGGAGGCGTATTCGTCGCCGAACCGAGGAGCGATTATGTCAAGACCACCCTCTTTCATTTTCTGAACCACAAGAAGTTCACATCGAAGGACCTATCGGAGCTCAGGATGATCATCGAGCCCGTGGCGTGCAAACTCGCCTCGAAGCGCATATCGGAGACGGAGATATCCAGGCTTGAAAGGAACATCGAGTACTGCGAATCCCTGATAGAGAAGACGGGCGGGGCACTGTCGAGAGAGGATTTCTTCCGGCTGGAGGAAAGCAACATAGAGTTTCACAGCATCATCGGAGAGGCGACGCAGAACCCGGTCCTCGTGCTCACGATGGATTACGTGCTCGACTTCATGTTCAGCTTCAAGAAGACGGCGCTTGCGCCGAGCAGCGAGTTCTCCAACAGCATCATCAAGGACCACAAACTCATTCTGGAGCCGCTGAAGAAAAAGAAAGGGGCGTCCGCCGAGAAGATGATGATCGCGCATCTCGAGAACGTCGAGTACTACCTGAAGGAGAACGCAAAGGAGAGCCAGGACGGCTAG
- a CDS encoding CoA-acylating methylmalonate-semialdehyde dehydrogenase, whose protein sequence is MAILEEPIKGIKEVRNYINGEWVDSKGKIVDVVNPATGKVIGKCPISTKEEINEAVEAAKEAFHDWRRTTPLARTRILFRLKELLEENFEEVSRIQTMEHGKTIDESRGETRRGIENVEVACGIPTLMQGYYSEDIASGIDEWVIPTPTGVFGIIGPFNFPFMIPLWSAPYAVATGNTIVIKPSSEVPFSQMRLAELAEEAGFPPGVWNVVNGGRTVVEGMLDHRDIKGITFVGSTPTGRDVIYRRCGETGKKVIAQCGAKNFMVVMPDCNVRATIAACGTSFFGNAGQRCLAAANLLMVGEDEAFYRDFVTQLLEMASRIRVGYGLDDNTQMGPVRDQAKKANILKYIEMGISEGAKMLLDGRKPKITGDYPEDCFLGPTIFEGVDPNGRIGSEEIFGPVMSIMRAKDLDEAIEICNNNPFGNGHSIFTQNGGYARYFTYNVESGNVGTNIGVVAPVAFFPFSGMKDSFFGDLHTQGKEAIRFFTESKVVIQRWF, encoded by the coding sequence ATGGCCATTTTGGAAGAACCGATCAAGGGTATCAAAGAGGTCAGGAACTATATCAACGGGGAATGGGTCGATTCGAAGGGGAAGATAGTGGACGTTGTAAACCCTGCGACGGGCAAAGTGATCGGCAAATGCCCCATCTCCACGAAAGAGGAGATAAACGAGGCCGTTGAGGCAGCGAAGGAGGCATTCCATGACTGGCGGAGGACGACCCCGCTCGCCCGCACCAGGATACTCTTCAGACTCAAGGAGCTTCTCGAGGAGAACTTCGAAGAGGTGAGCCGTATCCAGACCATGGAGCACGGCAAGACGATCGATGAATCGAGGGGCGAGACCCGCAGGGGGATCGAGAATGTGGAGGTCGCCTGCGGCATCCCCACGCTCATGCAGGGGTATTACTCCGAGGATATCGCCTCTGGTATCGACGAATGGGTCATACCCACGCCCACGGGAGTCTTCGGGATCATCGGGCCCTTCAATTTCCCCTTCATGATACCTCTTTGGTCCGCGCCGTATGCGGTGGCGACGGGGAATACCATTGTCATCAAGCCGTCCAGCGAGGTCCCCTTCAGCCAGATGCGCCTTGCCGAGCTGGCGGAAGAGGCCGGGTTCCCTCCCGGGGTCTGGAACGTTGTGAACGGAGGAAGGACCGTGGTCGAAGGGATGCTCGATCATCGCGATATCAAGGGGATCACATTTGTCGGTTCAACACCCACCGGCCGTGACGTGATCTACAGAAGGTGCGGGGAAACGGGAAAGAAGGTCATCGCCCAGTGCGGCGCGAAGAACTTCATGGTGGTCATGCCTGACTGCAACGTACGGGCGACCATAGCCGCATGCGGGACATCATTCTTCGGAAATGCCGGCCAGAGATGTCTTGCCGCCGCCAACCTCCTGATGGTGGGTGAGGACGAGGCCTTCTACAGGGATTTCGTCACACAGCTCCTGGAGATGGCGTCAAGGATACGTGTCGGGTACGGACTCGATGACAACACCCAGATGGGACCGGTCAGGGACCAGGCAAAGAAGGCGAACATACTGAAGTACATAGAGATGGGGATCAGCGAGGGAGCGAAGATGCTCCTCGACGGAAGGAAACCGAAGATAACAGGCGATTATCCGGAAGACTGTTTCCTGGGGCCCACGATATTCGAAGGCGTCGATCCCAACGGCCGGATCGGCTCGGAAGAGATATTCGGTCCCGTTATGAGCATCATGAGGGCGAAAGACCTCGATGAGGCGATCGAGATCTGCAACAACAATCCCTTTGGCAACGGGCACTCGATCTTCACCCAGAATGGCGGGTACGCGCGATACTTCACCTACAATGTCGAGAGCGGCAACGTGGGCACGAACATCGGCGTCGTCGCGCCCGTCGCTTTCTTCCCCTTCAGCGGGATGAAGGATTCCTTCTTCGGTGACCTTCATACCCAGGGCAAGGAAGCCATCCGCTTTTTCACGGAGAGCAAGGTAGTCATTCAGAGATGGTTCTAG